The proteins below come from a single Streptomyces spongiicola genomic window:
- a CDS encoding SCO5389 family protein, producing MSLDVSPALLEQAERGEVDEAAFVDCVRTSLPYAWEMISSLVVQLKVDGGDFADNQTPPPDEQARGQLLRALASDAIRGALQRHFGVRLAFQNCHRVAVFPLDSSVDERLTRFTSVRAQLLNQSPELRDC from the coding sequence ATGTCGCTCGACGTCTCACCGGCGCTGTTGGAACAGGCCGAGCGAGGCGAGGTCGACGAAGCCGCATTCGTCGACTGCGTCCGGACCTCCCTGCCCTACGCATGGGAGATGATCAGTTCTCTGGTGGTTCAGCTGAAGGTGGACGGCGGCGACTTCGCCGACAACCAGACGCCGCCGCCGGACGAGCAGGCACGTGGCCAGCTGCTGCGCGCACTCGCGAGCGACGCCATCAGGGGTGCGCTGCAGCGGCACTTCGGAGTGCGGCTCGCTTTCCAGAACTGCCACCGAGTCGCGGTGTTCCCGCTGGACTCCTCGGTGGATGAGCGGCTCACCCGCTTCACCTCCGTCAGGGCCCAGCTGCTCAACCAGTCGCCGGAACTGCGCGACTGCTGA
- the nucS gene encoding endonuclease NucS: MRLVIARCSVDYAGRLTAHLPSAPRLILVKADGSVSIHADDRAYKPLNWMSPPCTLKEGDGKVWTVTGKTGEKLIITMEEVLHDSSHELGVDPGLIKDGVEAHLQELLADRIETLGEGYSLIRREYPTAIGPVDILCRDSDGATVAVEIKRRGEIDGVEQLTRYLELLNRDPRLAPVRGVFAAQEIKPQARVLATDRGIGCVVLDYDALRGIEDDKLRLF; this comes from the coding sequence ATGCGTCTCGTCATCGCCCGCTGTTCCGTGGACTACGCCGGCCGGCTCACCGCACACCTGCCCTCAGCTCCCCGCCTGATCCTGGTCAAGGCGGACGGCAGCGTCTCCATCCACGCCGACGACAGGGCGTACAAACCGCTGAACTGGATGTCCCCTCCCTGCACTCTCAAGGAGGGGGACGGCAAGGTCTGGACCGTCACCGGCAAAACGGGCGAGAAACTGATCATCACCATGGAGGAGGTCCTCCACGACTCGTCACACGAACTGGGTGTGGACCCCGGACTCATCAAGGACGGCGTGGAAGCGCACCTCCAGGAACTGCTCGCAGACCGTATCGAGACACTGGGCGAGGGCTACAGCCTGATCCGCCGCGAGTACCCGACGGCGATCGGGCCCGTGGACATCCTCTGCCGGGACTCCGACGGCGCGACGGTGGCGGTGGAGATCAAGCGCCGCGGCGAGATCGACGGGGTCGAGCAGCTCACCCGCTATCTGGAGCTGCTGAACCGCGACCCCCGTCTCGCCCCGGTCCGCGGTGTGTTCGCGGCCCAGGAGATCAAGCCCCAGGCCCGCGTGCTGGCGACGGACCGGGGTATCGGCTGCGTGGTGCTGGACTACGACGCCCTGCGCGGCATCGAGGACGACAAGCTGCGTCTGTTCTGA